Below is a window of Haloterrigena alkaliphila DNA.
CGAGGCCTTCGAGGATCACCTGCTGACCGAGACCGAGGTGACGATCGATCGAGTGCGCGAGGCGATGCCGACCGACGCGACCGACGCGACGGACTTCGTCGGCGCCACGCTGCGAACCCTCCGGAGCGATCTCACCGCCGCGATCGACGAGCGCGAGGTGCTGGTCGCGAGCGACCTGAAGGGGACCCTCGCGGACAACCGCGAGGCCGTCGATCAGGCGGTGTCGGCGGTCGACGACATCGCCCTCCACCTCTCGCTGGCCCGGTTCGCGCTCGAGTACGACTGCACGCGGCCGGTGTTCCGCGACGGGCAGGACGCCGCCGTCTCCGTCGTGAACGCTCGCAACCTCACGCTCGCGGTGACCGACGAGGAGGCGGTCCAGCCGGTCACCTACGCGCTCGGCGAACACACGGTGACCGACGTGCCGGCCGGCGTGAACGCGGTGCCCGGCGAGGAGCGCGTCTCCGTCCTCACCGGGGCCAACAGCGGCGGGAAGACGACCCTGCTCGAGACGCTGTGTCAGATCGTCCTGCTGGCGATGATGGGGCTGCCCGTCCCCGCCGACCGCGCCGAGATGACGCCGGTCGACGCGCTGGTCTTCCACCGCCGCCACGCGAGTTTCAACGCTGGCGTCCTCGAGTCCACGCTGCGCTCGATCGTGCCGCCGCTGTCGGCCGGCGGGCGCACCCTGATGCTGGTCGACGAGTTCGAGGCGATCACCGAACCCGGCAGCGCGGCCGACCTCCTGCACGGCCTGGTGACGCTGACCGTCGACCGCGAGGCGCTGGGCGTGTTCGTCACCCACCTCGCGGACGACCTCGAGCCCCTGCCCCCGGAAGCGCGGGTCGACGGCATCTTCGCGGAGGGACTGAACCCCGACCTCGAGTTGCTGGTCGACTACCAGCCACGCTTCGACACGGTCGGGCGGTCGACGCCGGAGTTCATCGTCTCGCGACTCGTGGCGAACGCGGACGACCGCGGCGAACGCGTGGGCTTCGAGACGCTCGCGGAGGCGGTCGGCAACGACGTCGTCCAGCGGACGCTGGCCGACGCCCGCTGGAGCGGGACGGAGAGCGACTAGCGGCGGTCGTCCTCCTCGTCGGACCGCCGCCGTCCGGCGTCTGTTCCGTCGTCGTCGCGGCTCAGCGAGCCTTCGCCGTCGCGGTTTCGCGGACCGGTACCGTCACGGTTCTGCCGGCCGTCGCCCTCGAGCCACCAGTCGGGTGGGGGCTCGTACGTCCCCTCGTCCGAACCGCGGCCGTACGTGTAGACCGTCCCGTCCTCGTCCTCGCAGACGCGCGCCTCGAGGTACGCCTGGGCCGCCCGTCGCGAGAGCGCCCCCATCTCGATCACGTCGGCCAGCGCCGTCTTGGTCGCGCGAAACCACGTCCGCACGCGACGGTCGGCGGCGTCGTTCGCGACGGCGACGATCGCCCCGCGGCCGTCGTCGCGACCGTCACCCCACTCGAGCCAGCAGACTCGGTAGGCGGACACGTGGTAGTCACCGCCGGGTTCGACGAGATACAGCGCTTCATGGACGCAGGGGTCGAGGTACTCGGTCAGGATCCGGTCGCGATCGATCCCGGACGCGAGCACCTCGGCGTCGACGGTGCCGTCGGCCAGCGGCGTCTCGGCGGTGATCCGC
It encodes the following:
- a CDS encoding DUF6735 family protein, translating into MGHRALVAYRRPDRRYDLRYSHWGGDASLGERITAETPLADGTVDAEVLASGIDRDRILTEYLDPCVHEALYLVEPGGDYHVSAYRVCWLEWGDGRDDGRGAIVAVANDAADRRVRTWFRATKTALADVIEMGALSRRAAQAYLEARVCEDEDGTVYTYGRGSDEGTYEPPPDWWLEGDGRQNRDGTGPRNRDGEGSLSRDDDGTDAGRRRSDEEDDRR
- a CDS encoding MutS-related protein, giving the protein MRLEEYWGVGPKTRATLVEELGNERAIRAIEGGDVRALADAGLARGRATRILRRATGGAGMDVLATSDARSAYKELLDLAVEHAVTQRAADRIRVLTPLTDREAVEDRLDDVLAARDAWADLTETDREAVLAAYERYDERAESEHAAVEAALALLEAGVDSGPFAAVADLERERLEEAAEALAALDDGRVREGADEELDRYRAALGTIEDMDANALELIEELRDDGVRDVGQFREAFEDHLLTETEVTIDRVREAMPTDATDATDFVGATLRTLRSDLTAAIDEREVLVASDLKGTLADNREAVDQAVSAVDDIALHLSLARFALEYDCTRPVFRDGQDAAVSVVNARNLTLAVTDEEAVQPVTYALGEHTVTDVPAGVNAVPGEERVSVLTGANSGGKTTLLETLCQIVLLAMMGLPVPADRAEMTPVDALVFHRRHASFNAGVLESTLRSIVPPLSAGGRTLMLVDEFEAITEPGSAADLLHGLVTLTVDREALGVFVTHLADDLEPLPPEARVDGIFAEGLNPDLELLVDYQPRFDTVGRSTPEFIVSRLVANADDRGERVGFETLAEAVGNDVVQRTLADARWSGTESD